The Gouania willdenowi chromosome 20, fGouWil2.1, whole genome shotgun sequence genome window below encodes:
- the tmem241 gene encoding transmembrane protein 241 isoform X1 has translation MCFRLISHWRRNVSGYVFSFIFIVSCFTNKFVLSVLNFTYPTLFQGWQTLIGAVLLLTCVKLGWVEMSPISRSAALSWFPGSLLFVGNIYSGSRALSHMVIPFFFTLQNSSHVVSYIISTFIHREKTHRIKLASVCIMLLSAINLPLHDPQFDYSGYLWALGHLLCLGSYRVFQVHNRSSNLSDLEQQCLNYLFSIVLLGLAAHPTGDLNGALAFPFLWSYTFYCGCCTSALLGFLLVLVTVRIKIGMSLQHLAVWVYTSKIIAMFFSTFIFETSVSSESVACVVFSHLGEALLLYTDRDSS, from the exons ATGTGTTTTAGGCTCATTTCGCACTGGAGGAGAAACGTCTCCGGATACGTCTTCAGCTTCATCTTCATCGTTTCCTGTTTCACCAACAAG TTTGTTCTCTCCGTGTTGAATTTCACTTATCCTACATTATTCCAGGG ATGGCAGACGTTAATTGGAGCCGTTCTGCTGCTGACGTGTGTGAAGCTGGGTTGGGTGGAGATGAGTCCCatcagcag ATCTGCAGCTCTCTCCTGGTTTCCAGGCTCACTGCTCTTTGTGGGAAACATTTATTCAGGTTCCAGGGCCTTGTCTCACATG GTGATTCCGTTCTTCTTCACTCTTCAGAACTCGTCTCATGTTGTCAGTTACATCATCTCTACATTTATTCACAGAGAG aaaacacacaggaTCAAACTGGCAAG TGTCTGCATCATGCTTCTGTCAGCCATCAACCTTCCTCTGCATGACCCCCAG tttgattacagtggttaCCTGTGGGCCCTGGGCCACCTCCTCTGTCTGG GTTCCTACAGAGTGTTTCAGGTTCACAACAGATCATCCAACCTCAG TGACCTGGAGCAGCAGTGTCTGAATTACCTGTTCAG caTTGTGCTGCTGGGTCTGGCTGCTCATCCCACGG GTGACCTGAATGGAGCGTTGGCGTTCCCGTTCCTTTGGTCGTACACGTTCTACTGTGGCTGCTGCACCAG TGCTTTGCTGGGATTCCTGCTGGTGTTGGTCACAGTCAGAATAAAAATTGGGATGTCCCTCCAACACCTGGCTGTCTGGGTTTATACGTCAAAG ATCATAGCCATGTTCTtctccacgtttatttttgaaacGAGTGTCAGCAGTGAGTCTGTGGCTTG CGTTGTTTTCAGTCATCTTGGAGAAGCTTTACTTTTGTACACTGACAGAGACTCGTCCTGA
- the tmem241 gene encoding transmembrane protein 241 isoform X2, translated as MCFRLISHWRRNVSGYVFSFIFIVSCFTNKFVLSVLNFTYPTLFQGWQTLIGAVLLLTCVKLGWVEMSPISRSAALSWFPGSLLFVGNIYSGSRALSHMVIPFFFTLQNSSHVVSYIISTFIHREKTHRIKLASVCIMLLSAINLPLHDPQFDYSGYLWALGHLLCLGSYRVFQVHNRSSNLSDLEQQCLNYLFSIVLLGLAAHPTGDLNGALAFPFLWSYTFYCGCCTSALLGFLLVLVTVRIKIGMSLQHLAVWVYTSKIIAMFFSTFIFETSVSSESVACFVCLL; from the exons ATGTGTTTTAGGCTCATTTCGCACTGGAGGAGAAACGTCTCCGGATACGTCTTCAGCTTCATCTTCATCGTTTCCTGTTTCACCAACAAG TTTGTTCTCTCCGTGTTGAATTTCACTTATCCTACATTATTCCAGGG ATGGCAGACGTTAATTGGAGCCGTTCTGCTGCTGACGTGTGTGAAGCTGGGTTGGGTGGAGATGAGTCCCatcagcag ATCTGCAGCTCTCTCCTGGTTTCCAGGCTCACTGCTCTTTGTGGGAAACATTTATTCAGGTTCCAGGGCCTTGTCTCACATG GTGATTCCGTTCTTCTTCACTCTTCAGAACTCGTCTCATGTTGTCAGTTACATCATCTCTACATTTATTCACAGAGAG aaaacacacaggaTCAAACTGGCAAG TGTCTGCATCATGCTTCTGTCAGCCATCAACCTTCCTCTGCATGACCCCCAG tttgattacagtggttaCCTGTGGGCCCTGGGCCACCTCCTCTGTCTGG GTTCCTACAGAGTGTTTCAGGTTCACAACAGATCATCCAACCTCAG TGACCTGGAGCAGCAGTGTCTGAATTACCTGTTCAG caTTGTGCTGCTGGGTCTGGCTGCTCATCCCACGG GTGACCTGAATGGAGCGTTGGCGTTCCCGTTCCTTTGGTCGTACACGTTCTACTGTGGCTGCTGCACCAG TGCTTTGCTGGGATTCCTGCTGGTGTTGGTCACAGTCAGAATAAAAATTGGGATGTCCCTCCAACACCTGGCTGTCTGGGTTTATACGTCAAAG ATCATAGCCATGTTCTtctccacgtttatttttgaaacGAGTGTCAGCAGTGAGTCTGTGGCTTG ttttgtgtgtttgttgtga
- the tmem241 gene encoding transmembrane protein 241 isoform X3: MCFRLISHWRRNVSGYVFSFIFIVSCFTNKFVLSVLNFTYPTLFQGWQTLIGAVLLLTCVKLGWVEMSPISRSAALSWFPGSLLFVGNIYSGSRALSHMVIPFFFTLQNSSHVVSYIISTFIHREKTHRIKLASVCIMLLSAINLPLHDPQFDYSGYLWALGHLLCLGSYRVFQVHNRSSNLSDLEQQCLNYLFSIVLLGLAAHPTGDLNGALAFPFLWSYTFYCGCCTSALLGFLLVLVTVRIKIGMSLQHLAVWVYTSKCQQ; the protein is encoded by the exons ATGTGTTTTAGGCTCATTTCGCACTGGAGGAGAAACGTCTCCGGATACGTCTTCAGCTTCATCTTCATCGTTTCCTGTTTCACCAACAAG TTTGTTCTCTCCGTGTTGAATTTCACTTATCCTACATTATTCCAGGG ATGGCAGACGTTAATTGGAGCCGTTCTGCTGCTGACGTGTGTGAAGCTGGGTTGGGTGGAGATGAGTCCCatcagcag ATCTGCAGCTCTCTCCTGGTTTCCAGGCTCACTGCTCTTTGTGGGAAACATTTATTCAGGTTCCAGGGCCTTGTCTCACATG GTGATTCCGTTCTTCTTCACTCTTCAGAACTCGTCTCATGTTGTCAGTTACATCATCTCTACATTTATTCACAGAGAG aaaacacacaggaTCAAACTGGCAAG TGTCTGCATCATGCTTCTGTCAGCCATCAACCTTCCTCTGCATGACCCCCAG tttgattacagtggttaCCTGTGGGCCCTGGGCCACCTCCTCTGTCTGG GTTCCTACAGAGTGTTTCAGGTTCACAACAGATCATCCAACCTCAG TGACCTGGAGCAGCAGTGTCTGAATTACCTGTTCAG caTTGTGCTGCTGGGTCTGGCTGCTCATCCCACGG GTGACCTGAATGGAGCGTTGGCGTTCCCGTTCCTTTGGTCGTACACGTTCTACTGTGGCTGCTGCACCAG TGCTTTGCTGGGATTCCTGCTGGTGTTGGTCACAGTCAGAATAAAAATTGGGATGTCCCTCCAACACCTGGCTGTCTGGGTTTATACGTCAAAG TGTCAGCAGTGA